The genomic window ACCCGGCACAGCGGTGAATCGCCTCCGCTGGCGCTCCGGCGATTCACGGGTCAGGTGCTGGCGTCGCCATCCGGTTCGGGCATGACCACGAGCCCTTCCCGCTCGGCGGCGTCGGCCAGGCGGGCATCGAGGCAGACGAAGCGCAGCGGTGCGTCGAGGTGCTCGTTGACCAGCGACGCCGCAGCCAGCTGAGCGGCGTCGGCGGCTCGCAGCGGATGGCGTGCCAGCAGGGGGATCGCCCGCGCCCGCACGGCGAGCACGTCGCTGACCTCGTCCCAGGCCGCCGCGAGCGCGGCGAACCGTGCCAAGACCAGTCGGCGCTGGGACCGCGTGAGCGCACCCTCGCGCGCGCGACGTTCGACGGCGCTGATGATCTCCACTCCAGACCACGCCCAGGTGACGATGGCTGGATCCTTCGTCGCCCACGTGCGAACGGCCTCGGTGTGGGGCTCCCGCACCACGATCGGCACGAGCGCCGACGCGTCCCAGTACCTCACTGCCGGTCGGCCCGCTCTGCCTCCAGCGCCTCAAGGACACTGGAGGGCAGCTCCAGGGGCGGCGCCTGCAGGATCTCCGACAGATCGCACTGCCCGGATCGCACGATCCCCGCCTGCAGGAGGCGCTGGCGCCGCTGCTCGTCAGCGGCATCCGCGCTTGCCGGAAGCCTCGACAGGCGGGCTACCGGCACGCCTCGATCGAGGACCTGGACCTCCCCGCCGCGGCGCACCTCTCGCAAGTAGCGGGAAAGGTTCGCCTTCAGCTCGGACACGGACACGGTGTGCATATGACCAGAATAGTCATCACCATAGGACCAGACAAGTCGTGTGGTGCGGCGGTGTCTCGAGCACTGTGACTCAGCCCGAGCGGCCCGCCAGGGCCGCCGGCGCCGGCGCCCGACCGGGCAGCATGCTCGCGGCGATCTCGCCGAGCAGGCCCTCGCCCACCCGGGCGTCCAGGTCGATCAGCTGCGGGCCCGACCACACGCCGGGGCTGCGGGCGATCTGCAGGTCGAGGGTGGCCAGCCGGCGCCAGCGCTGCACCGGGTTGGCGGTCAGCGCGAGGCTCTGCAGGCGGGCGCGGGGCACGAACGCGGTCCGGCGCACGAACAGGCCCGACCGGGCGACGACGAACGCGTCGAGCTCGGCGTGGCCGAGCGCGCGGTGGGAGCCGATCGCCATGGCCACGGCGGGCAGCGCGAGCAGGGCGACCAGCAGCCCCGTGGCGTCGAACAGCCAGACTGCCGGCGCCGTGAGGACCGCCACCGTGGTGACCGCCCGTGCGACCCGGCGGGTGCGGGCGCGCCGGGGCATCGGGGTGAGCGCGACGGTCGCCAGCTCCGCGGTCTGGAGGACCTCCGCGGCCAGGGCGAAGGCCTCGCCGCGCCGGCCGAGGGGCAGCAGCATGCCGGTGTCGCGCCCCTCGCCACCGGAGTGGCCCGCCACGTCGACCTTCACCGCTGCGAGGCCGAGCATGCGGCGCACGAGGTTCTCCTCGACGCGCACCGCCTGCACGCGCCGCAGCGGCAGCGTGTTCGAGCGCTGCTCGAGCAGCCCGCGGTGGATGCGCAGGGTGGCGTCCTCGCGTGTCAAGGTGAAGTCCCAGTACGCCAGGACCGTGGCGACGATCGACAGGACGAACGCGCCCACCAGGGCGATCGCGGCAACGGCCACGAAGCCGCGCGTGCCGAGCAGGGCAGGCGCCCGCTGCAAGAGCTCGTCGATGCGGTCGGAGAACGCCTGCTGCAAGAACCCCAGCAGGGCGGCGGCGACGCCGACCCTCCCGCCCGTCAGCCCCGCGGCGAGGAGCCGGTCGGGCGCGAGGTGGGCCAACCGCGTCGGGGGGGTGGCGGTCCGTGCCCGCTCGGGGTCGGGCGCCCCGCCGTCAGGCGGCTCGTCGGCGACCCGGTCGCGTCGTCGCAGCAGGGCGGCGCGCAGCCGCTGGCCATCCGCGATGGCCAAGGCGTCCAGCCGGCCTTCGGTCTCACCACCCCCGATCGCCTCGACGCGCACCTCCACGACCCCGAGGATGCGGTGGCGCAGCTTGCGCGCCAGGTCCACCGTCTGGATCCGCTCCAGGGGGATGACCCGCCGTTGCCGCTGCAGGAGGCCCTGCTCGATGATCAGCGCGTCCTCCTCGACGCGCCAGGTGAACCGCAGGTAGCGCACCACGCTCGCGATGGCCGACGCGCCGAGGAGGGCGCCTGCGAAGGGCGGTGACAGCGCCCCCGCGACCATCAGCACGAGCAGCGGTCCGACCTGGCCGAGCGGCCAGATGAGCATGACCGCCGGGTGCAGGCGGCTGCCGGTGCCGGGCGCGTCACCGGGACGGTCCGACCCGTCGGGGCCCGCGGGGCCGTCGGTCGGCGGCGGCGGCACCTGGGGGAACTCAGACGCTGGCGTCATCGTCGGGCTCGACCTCGGCGAGTCGTTCGCGCAGCCGCTCCGCCTCGGTGGCGTCGAGGCCGGGTAGCCGCCCCGATGTGCCCAGCGCGGCGGTGTGCACCACCAGCTGGGACAGGCCGAACAGCCGGTCCAGCGGCCCCTGGCGCGTGTCGACGAACTGCAACCGGGAGAAGGGGATCACGCTCACGGTGACCCACAGGACCCCGTGGCGGATCCACAGGTCGGCGGGACGCAGGGCATAGCGCC from Egibacteraceae bacterium includes these protein-coding regions:
- a CDS encoding type II toxin-antitoxin system VapC family toxin codes for the protein MRYWDASALVPIVVREPHTEAVRTWATKDPAIVTWAWSGVEIISAVERRAREGALTRSQRRLVLARFAALAAAWDEVSDVLAVRARAIPLLARHPLRAADAAQLAAASLVNEHLDAPLRFVCLDARLADAAEREGLVVMPEPDGDAST
- a CDS encoding PH domain-containing protein, with the protein product MTPASEFPQVPPPPTDGPAGPDGSDRPGDAPGTGSRLHPAVMLIWPLGQVGPLLVLMVAGALSPPFAGALLGASAIASVVRYLRFTWRVEEDALIIEQGLLQRQRRVIPLERIQTVDLARKLRHRILGVVEVRVEAIGGGETEGRLDALAIADGQRLRAALLRRRDRVADEPPDGGAPDPERARTATPPTRLAHLAPDRLLAAGLTGGRVGVAAALLGFLQQAFSDRIDELLQRAPALLGTRGFVAVAAIALVGAFVLSIVATVLAYWDFTLTREDATLRIHRGLLEQRSNTLPLRRVQAVRVEENLVRRMLGLAAVKVDVAGHSGGEGRDTGMLLPLGRRGEAFALAAEVLQTAELATVALTPMPRRARTRRVARAVTTVAVLTAPAVWLFDATGLLVALLALPAVAMAIGSHRALGHAELDAFVVARSGLFVRRTAFVPRARLQSLALTANPVQRWRRLATLDLQIARSPGVWSGPQLIDLDARVGEGLLGEIAASMLPGRAPAPAALAGRSG
- a CDS encoding type II toxin-antitoxin system prevent-host-death family antitoxin; this encodes MHTVSVSELKANLSRYLREVRRGGEVQVLDRGVPVARLSRLPASADAADEQRRQRLLQAGIVRSGQCDLSEILQAPPLELPSSVLEALEAERADRQ